TCTGAATAACCGCTGGGTCAATTGAAAATTGTTCGCTTGACGTATTTGCAACTCCAAATCCCCAATATTGATTTTGTCCGGGGCTACCTGCTCCGTACAACAAATATGAGTTGCCAGGCGAAGAATTATGTTTTAAGCGCTTACAAACAATAATATTCCATGAACTAAAATCAGTGGCATTAACCCATGCAGAAACGCTAACAGCGTCAACCGGTTCAATGGTTGGATCACTTTCAACCCTAACATAATCTCCATTGCCATTAAAAGTGTAGCACTTATTAGCATTATTCCACCTATCTGTTGTCAATGATGGTGTGCCTATGATTACTCCATCATTTCCGTTTCCGCTATAATCCTTCACGTCACCGTTAAACGGGTAATACGCCGCCAATCCCTGTCTTAGGTCAATTTGAGAGAAACCTTTGTCATACGCCAGCAAAGCAATAAAACTGAATAATACACTGAGGGTAATTTTTCTTTTCATATTTATTAATTATTGATAATGATTTTCTTAGTTGTAGAAGATTTGTCTTTGTCATTATAGAATTGAAAATAATACACTCCATTAGAAAGTGCATCAACGTTGATCATATTATTTTCTATACGTTCATTATAAAAAATTTGCTTTCCTGTGAAATCATAAGCACTAAAAGTGATATTTTCTATACTCTCACATTGAACAAAAAGCTCTGAACGTGCAGGGCTGGGGTATACTTTAACATCCAACTCTTTACTTGTTGCTTCTTCCACTGATTGAGTAAATTGTTGTTTACATAACGCATTTATCTCAACTTCATTTAATGCTCTATTGTAAATCCTGATTTCATCAAGTTTACCTTTGAAATATTGTTTTGAAGGTCCGGGAATAGCCATTCCGATTCTTAAACTTGAATCAGTATAGTAAATGCTACCCGAAGCCTGTTCTTGAGCAACCATTTCACAATCAACATATGCTCTAACATTTTGCAGTACCTGAGTATTATCACCCCCTGTTGTAGTTGCTGATGGTGATTTTTCATAAATCCCTACCAAATGAATCCATTTACCTGTTTGCGCTGTAGCATTATCAATTGCAAAATGGGTTTGGGTTTTACTTGACGCTATCCCGAACCCCCAGTTTTGAGGACTCCCCGCTGTTCCGGAGGCATAAAGAATATAAGAATTCCAAGGGCTTCCATTATGAACAGCACGTTTGCTAACTACAATATTCCACGAAGAAAAGTCTTCGCAGTATACCCAAGCGGCGATGGTCATTGCCGTATCGGGACGAAGTGTTGGGTGATCTTTCACCCAAATGTGGTCGCCATTACCATTAAACTTATAAGCACTATTTGAGTTGCCGTCTTTATCATTTACGAGAACAGGATTTCCTGATATTGTACCGTGGTTATTATTACCACTATGATCTTTCACATCGCCTGAAAAGGGATAATAAGCAACTAAACCCTGATTAAGATTAATTTGAGCTTTTGCAGAAAAAGCAAACGTTAATATACAAACTGCCAGAACAACACTTCTCATTATAAATTAAATAAAATTTCAGTAAAGATAATATTCAAAATCATTACCTTATAAGATACTTCCAAATTTTCGATAAAATCAATACATTTATTGATTGTACTTTTGCTATAAATGCTACGCACTCCGATACTATTTTTAGTTTTTAACCGTCCCAAGGAAACTGCTGTGGTTTTTGAGGCCATACGCAAAGCACAGCCTAAGCAGCTGTTTATTGCTGCTGACGGACCCCGTGCAAACAGACCAGATGATATTGATAATAGTGCTGCGGTGCGGGTAGTTTGCCAAAAAGTGGATTGGGATTGTGAAGTGAAAACTTTATATCGTGACCAAAACTTAGGATGCCGAAATGCGGTGAGTAGCGGCATTACTTGGTTTTTTGAGAATGTGGAGCAAGGTATTGTGTTGGAAGATGATTGTTTACCACACCCTGATTTTTTTACATACTGCGAGGCTCTGCTTGATAAATACCGCAATGATGAAAGCGTAATGCACATTGGCGGTAACAACTTTCAAGACGGGCTGAAACGTAGTGACGGAAGCTATTACTTTAGCAAAATCCCGCACATTTGGGGCTGGGCAAGCTGGCGCAGAGCATGGAAAAAGTATGACGTGAATATGCCCGCACTTGACAAGTTTATTGCTGAAAAGTCTAAACAAATTCCTTTTAAAACTACTGCTGAAAGGGCGTATTGGATGCAAACTTTCAAAAGGGTAAAGCGCGGAGAAATTAATACTTGGGATTATCAATGGACGTTTGCTTTGCTTAATAATAATGGAATGGCGATAACTCCTGAGGTTAATTTGGTTGAAAACATTGGATTTGGTGAGAGTGCTACCCACACCGGAAATTCTAACGACCGTTTGGGACAGCTACAAACCACCGGGATTATTCCCCTATTCCACCCAACACATATTGCAGTGAACCATGATGCTGATTTTTACTGGTATAAAAAGGTGATACCGTGGCAGCTGAAGTTGAAAAATGCTGTAAATTTTCTATTAAAGAAATAACGATTTTATTGCTGTAAGGATTAATGATAGCGGTGTGCTAAACACTGTTAACGGTTTTTTTAGTGCCATTCTTATCCAAGTTCTTCCTAAGTGTCTTTGCAAAGCCCGTTGGTTATATAATTTAACTTGGTTATTTTTTGATAAAATACTGCTGAACAACTTATTTACTGCCCTTACGTCCACTTTTTCTAATTGATTGGCACTGATATAATGGAAGTTATTCGCTTCGTATGGAGAAAGTTCTATGCCCAGTCTGTAAAGTTGCATTTGACGAATGCCGTATATCACCTCGTTAGACCGCTTAACCACTTCGGGTGATTTGGCTTGAATATCTATCCTGTAATCCAGCAATACTTCGGGAATGTTTGCCAACCTCAGCACTTGTGATGCACGTACCCACAAATCGTAGTCTTGTATTTTTTTAAGCTTGCTGTCGTACCTCAATCCATGCTTATCTAAGTCTCTTTTCCGCATCATCACTGTTGGATGTGCAATGGCTGAATTAAACAATAGCTTGCATTGTATTTCTTCGTGCTGAACAGGTGTTTTCCAAAGTCCTTTCCAATCGCCTGTTAAATTCACCCAACTGCCTGCTATTGCAACCTCCGGGTGAGCATCCATAAATGCTATCTGTCGTTCAAACCTGTTTGGGTAGCAAACATCGTCGGTATCCATTCTGGCAATGTATTCACCTGTACAAAGAGCTAATCCTTTGTTGAGTGATGCTGCTAGCCCCATGTTGGCTTCGTTGTGGTATATTTTTATGCGAGGGTCGTTATAGCTCTCAATAATTTCTATGCTATTGTCAGGGGTAGCATCATTTATAATTACCCACTCAAAATCACCAAACGTTTGATTCAATACGCTTTCAATGGCAGGCCGAATTAACTCTGCACTATTATATACTGCGGTAAGAACACTTATTTTGGGTTTAGTCATTGCTAAAGCTATGCTTCTCTACCCAAATGGCAAGGGTAAGTAATATCCAAGTATGGTAATTGTTTTTCTCGAAATACGGTTGGCATTTGGTATACTCCAGCAGGCTGTACATCTTATTGTTTTTATTGTACAGGTATTGCCTTTTTAGTTCTTGTACAGCAGGTATTTGCAGCCATTTGTTTACCGGTGCTCCAAACCCTTGCTTGCTGCGTTTACGGATACTCTCAGTCCACAATTGTCCCATTGCTTCACGAAGCAATATCTTATCGTTGGTACTGTTTACTTTTAATGTATAGGGCAACGCGATACAATACTCGGCAAAATCAACATCTAAAAACGGGGCACGAAGTTCAACGCTGCTGGCCATGGCTGCCCTGTCAGTTTTTACCAATATATCACCGGGCATATAATCCTCGATATCAGCCCGCATACCATCGTCGGGAGTATTATTAGGCTTGAATGAGAATGAAGGTTTTACGGCCTTGTCTTTAAGTCCTATAGCGGCTATTTCGCTATCACTAAAATAGGTGTTGTGTTGAGTATGGGCATTTAGCAGGCTGCCATATTGAGTATTGCGAATGCCTGCTTCGTATTTTTTGGCGTCAATCCCCAAGCCCAGTTTACGAGATAGTTTTAACCCAAGTTTTATTGCAGGGATAATGGCCTGCGGGGTTTTACCCCCTTTCATCATCTCTAACAATATTTTGTATGAACCATAACCGCCCAGCAACTCATCGCCTGCATCGCCAGTAAGTATTACCGTTAAATGTTCCTTCGCAAGTTTAGAAATAAGGTACGTAGGAATGTTTGATGAATCTGCAAAGGGTTCATCATAAATATCCTGCATCTTTAGCAGTAAATCAGCTATGTCAGCTTCCCGTTGTTGAAGCTCAATGTGATGCGTATTGTATTTTTGGGCTATTTCACGGGCAAACGGTAATTCATCAATGCTATCACCAAAGCCAAACGAAATAGTTTTAATCCCCTCTTTGTATTTGGCAGCAAGAGCTACAATGGTGCTTGAGTCCAACCCTCCGCTTAGAAATGCACCAACGGGTACATCGGCTACCAATTGCTTTTTTACCGCATCATCTAACAAAAAAGTAAATCGTTCGGCAACGTCTGTCAGCTTTTGCGAATCACCAACTTCAGGCAGATGCCAATACCGTTCGGTGGTTATTTTTTTGGTTTGAGGGATGTATTCTAAAGTATGTGCCGGTGGAAGGGTAAATATATTTTTATATATGGTTTTGTGAGGATGTATGTATAAGTGTTTAAGGTAGTGCGCCAAGCTATCTTTATCCAACACAGGCTCTACCAACCCCGAAGCCAAAATGGCTTTTATTTCTGAAGCATATAAAAACTCTCCGCCTTTGCCCATGGCATAGTAAAACGGTTTCTCCCCAAAACGGTCGCGGGCACAAAACAACGTTTGGTTGTTATCGTCCCAAATAGAGAACGCAAACATACCGGGCAGGCTTTTCATCATTGCTTTGCCTTGCTGTTCGTAGAGTGCAATCAGCAGTTCAGTATCGCTATCGTTTTGGTAGTTGTAATGGGTTTCTTGTCGTAACTTTTTATAACCGTATATCTCCCCGTTAAAAACGATACCTATGCTCTTATTGTGGTTAAACATGGGTTGCCAACCGCCCTCCAAATCGACGATACTGAGGCGACGATGTCCTAAAACGCATCGGTCATAGGCATAATGTCCGTCGCCATCGGGGCCGCGGTGCGCTATGGCACCGGTCATCCGCTTTACTGTTGACTCGTATTCTGCTGCATTATCAGCAACTATTCCGGCAATCCCACACATGGTTTTAGCGAATTCCGTTTACAACAGGGCCCCACCAATCCGAGGGTTCAATATTTTTGTAGTTGTTTTCTTTAAACCACATAAATACTTCGTAAGGGGTATGCCCTGATTGGTAACTTGGGGTAATGCTATCAAACGTGTCTAATATGCTCCACTTAAAATCTTTTAAAAGAAAGAAAGGGAAAAAGCTGTTTATCAACGTTCTTGTCCAAGGGAAAAGCCCCATTGGAAAGAACACAATATTTACAAAATAGGTATAGATAAGTGGAGGATAATGACCAAACACCGGCCATAAAAACTTGAACACTTTACGCCAAAACTTTACTGCGGGTAAATCGTAATACCCCCCTTGACCGTAAACGGCACAAGCTGTCCAGCCACCTTCCTTTACTGACTCAGCTATTTGTGAAAACCCTTTTTTAGGGTCGGGAGTATGATGCAGCACACCAATAGTAAATGCTCCGTCAAAAACACCCTTTTTAAACGGCGGAGCCAAAATATCACCTTGTACAATTAGCACATCAGGGTCGTTTGCAAAGTTCTTGCGGGCCGCTTCTACAGCACTGCTGTAATCCAATCCCACTACTTTTGCTCCTTTTATTCTGCCTGTTTCCACAAACCTGCCGGGGCCGCAACCGTAATCAGCAATAAGTTGTCCCTTTAAATCCCCTTTTTTATTGGTGATTTTCTCCCACATTGATTGTGTATAGCCTTCGTATTTCTTCCCTTTATTTTCGCTGTCAAATTGCACTTTGCTCCATTTATTCCATTGCCAGCCAAATGATTTTGCATAGTTTTCGTTGGCGTTATAGCCGGCAAAACGTGGCACTCCCCTCACAATAGGGTATGTGTTTGATTTTGATACTAACTCTCCTTCTATCACAAAACCGTTTTCTTCTTTGGTAATTTTCAGTTCAAAGGCTTCTTGCGTTTTAGGGTCACACAAAATGTCTAAATACGATGGGTGCATCTTATAGTTCTAATTTTAAAGGGCAAATGTACATTTTGGAGCTAAACTTTCAGCCACTTTTCGGGGATTATGTCATTTGAGTTGTGTTGCTTATCAGCAAACCATCTTTCGGGAGCAATGACAATTTTATTTTCATTTGGATTTAACCACGCTCCCCACCAACTGAAGCTACTGTTTGCAATAATATGGTGGTTGCACGCACTCATTAACCTGATATCTTCAAAACTGCTTTCACCCTTGTTGTGGTTAATTATCTCGTAAGGATGATTTAACGTGAGGTTTTGTTGCACCCATTCGGGCTCATCAGAAAATAAAAAGAAGTACGGGTTATCTATCACACTTTCGATGTGTTTTACCGCTCTTTCGTAGTAATCTAATCCGCAAACACCGTGTACCTTAAGGGTTTCGCTGTTGCTCACATAATCCCCTCTACGCACATGCAATGAAACAGCATTAACTGTTTTAATTTTCTCTAATAGTTCGGCGTTTTTTCCTGTTGCTTTAGTTTTAAAACTAAGCTCTTTGCGTATAACGTTTTCGTATTGTTTGAAGTATTTTTCTGACTGAAAACAGCCCTCTATGTATGTATCTCCGCTTATTTCAAAAAACTCAGGATGAATATGCACATGGGTTTCACGAAAGGTTTTTGCTGCCACATACATGTTTTTTACCCTAAAATATTTCTTTACCCAATGAAATGCAGGTTTCCTAAATCTTTCAATCACATTAAAGTGATGCAATTCGTATTGCCTAAGATTCTTTTTCCCTGTAGGTGTAGGTAAAAAATGGGTTTTATCCAAATACAACTCCGTATCCAAGCGAAGCATGTGCGCCCTTGCAGCAGCATACTGAAAAAGCTGGTTTCCTAATCCTCCTGTAAGTTGTATTATGAGCATTTATTAGATTGAAGGCGATTTTTTCACAAACCAAAAACAGCCACAGCCGTATACCTGCTTGTTTGCATCATCAGCGGTTGCGTTATCAATATACGCCTGTTGGAATTTGTAATCAGTTATTAACGAGAACTTTTTTAGTTCGAAACCCTCAAAATACTCCATGATTTGCGCATGAGTATATATGCGGTGTCCATTAAACTGTATTTGAGCTTTACCTCCAATTGGAGTAACAAATAGTAAATTACCATTAACTGCTGTTACCCGTTTTAACTCATTGATTGCTTTTAAATCGCCCATAGGGTCAATCGGGTCACCATAACGCCCTAAGCCAACGTGCTCGATAGTATGCATGCAACTGATACTTTCAATACTATTGCCTTCAAAGTGTAACTTAGTTAAATCAGCATGCTCACTTTCTAAGCCTGAAAGAGTTAACTCGGCAGGCCGATAGTCGTAAAATTTAACGGGAATGAATGCTGAAAGTTGTGTTGAAAAAGCCAATATCGATGATATATCAATATGCAGTTTAGGGTTTATTTGTGCAACCACTCTGGCTGCCCACGCAGGGTGATATGTATAATGTCTGTCGAATCCTGTGGTGCTTGTTCTATCATCTAAACAGGGGAAAAGATCTTTGGCATTTACCGTAAAACGACCGTCATTCAAACGCCTGAATTTAAGCCACTCATTAATAAAACTAAAATATGCCCCGATTCTCTTTAACCATGAAAACCTTATTATGTTTAAGAAGAAAATTTTTAGTCGATAAAGTAACATTATTATATTTTTTATAAAACGGGGCTGCCTAAATTTGTCCAGCAACCCCAATGGCAAAGTTAATACTAAGATTCTTTATAATATTCGCAATATGTGCGGGTATGTCTATAAAAACAAATGCTCAATGCTCTATCTCAACGATTAGTGATACCTCGGTTTGTTCAGCTTCCAGCGGTATCTGGCTACAAACAACTGTTTCCAATGCTATAGGTTACACATGGACACCTGCTAGTGGCTTATCAAGCACTTCTGTACCCAGTCCTATTGCTCGTCCCACAAGTACAACAAAATATATTGTAACAGCTATTATTCCTGATAATACTGAGCTTGTAACTAACGGTGATTTTGAATCAGGAAATACAGGCTTCAGTTCCTCATATACCTATAAATCCAACCCTGCGC
The sequence above is drawn from the Bacteroidota bacterium genome and encodes:
- a CDS encoding T9SS type A sorting domain-containing protein gives rise to the protein MRSVVLAVCILTFAFSAKAQINLNQGLVAYYPFSGDVKDHSGNNNHGTISGNPVLVNDKDGNSNSAYKFNGNGDHIWVKDHPTLRPDTAMTIAAWVYCEDFSSWNIVVSKRAVHNGSPWNSYILYASGTAGSPQNWGFGIASSKTQTHFAIDNATAQTGKWIHLVGIYEKSPSATTTGGDNTQVLQNVRAYVDCEMVAQEQASGSIYYTDSSLRIGMAIPGPSKQYFKGKLDEIRIYNRALNEVEINALCKQQFTQSVEEATSKELDVKVYPSPARSELFVQCESIENITFSAYDFTGKQIFYNERIENNMINVDALSNGVYYFQFYNDKDKSSTTKKIIINN
- a CDS encoding glycosyltransferase, producing MTKPKISVLTAVYNSAELIRPAIESVLNQTFGDFEWVIINDATPDNSIEIIESYNDPRIKIYHNEANMGLAASLNKGLALCTGEYIARMDTDDVCYPNRFERQIAFMDAHPEVAIAGSWVNLTGDWKGLWKTPVQHEEIQCKLLFNSAIAHPTVMMRKRDLDKHGLRYDSKLKKIQDYDLWVRASQVLRLANIPEVLLDYRIDIQAKSPEVVKRSNEVIYGIRQMQLYRLGIELSPYEANNFHYISANQLEKVDVRAVNKLFSSILSKNNQVKLYNQRALQRHLGRTWIRMALKKPLTVFSTPLSLILTAIKSLFL
- the asnB gene encoding asparagine synthase (glutamine-hydrolyzing) produces the protein MCGIAGIVADNAAEYESTVKRMTGAIAHRGPDGDGHYAYDRCVLGHRRLSIVDLEGGWQPMFNHNKSIGIVFNGEIYGYKKLRQETHYNYQNDSDTELLIALYEQQGKAMMKSLPGMFAFSIWDDNNQTLFCARDRFGEKPFYYAMGKGGEFLYASEIKAILASGLVEPVLDKDSLAHYLKHLYIHPHKTIYKNIFTLPPAHTLEYIPQTKKITTERYWHLPEVGDSQKLTDVAERFTFLLDDAVKKQLVADVPVGAFLSGGLDSSTIVALAAKYKEGIKTISFGFGDSIDELPFAREIAQKYNTHHIELQQREADIADLLLKMQDIYDEPFADSSNIPTYLISKLAKEHLTVILTGDAGDELLGGYGSYKILLEMMKGGKTPQAIIPAIKLGLKLSRKLGLGIDAKKYEAGIRNTQYGSLLNAHTQHNTYFSDSEIAAIGLKDKAVKPSFSFKPNNTPDDGMRADIEDYMPGDILVKTDRAAMASSVELRAPFLDVDFAEYCIALPYTLKVNSTNDKILLREAMGQLWTESIRKRSKQGFGAPVNKWLQIPAVQELKRQYLYNKNNKMYSLLEYTKCQPYFEKNNYHTWILLTLAIWVEKHSFSND
- a CDS encoding class I SAM-dependent methyltransferase, coding for MHPSYLDILCDPKTQEAFELKITKEENGFVIEGELVSKSNTYPIVRGVPRFAGYNANENYAKSFGWQWNKWSKVQFDSENKGKKYEGYTQSMWEKITNKKGDLKGQLIADYGCGPGRFVETGRIKGAKVVGLDYSSAVEAARKNFANDPDVLIVQGDILAPPFKKGVFDGAFTIGVLHHTPDPKKGFSQIAESVKEGGWTACAVYGQGGYYDLPAVKFWRKVFKFLWPVFGHYPPLIYTYFVNIVFFPMGLFPWTRTLINSFFPFFLLKDFKWSILDTFDSITPSYQSGHTPYEVFMWFKENNYKNIEPSDWWGPVVNGIR
- a CDS encoding alpha-1,2-fucosyltransferase produces the protein MLIIQLTGGLGNQLFQYAAARAHMLRLDTELYLDKTHFLPTPTGKKNLRQYELHHFNVIERFRKPAFHWVKKYFRVKNMYVAAKTFRETHVHIHPEFFEISGDTYIEGCFQSEKYFKQYENVIRKELSFKTKATGKNAELLEKIKTVNAVSLHVRRGDYVSNSETLKVHGVCGLDYYERAVKHIESVIDNPYFFLFSDEPEWVQQNLTLNHPYEIINHNKGESSFEDIRLMSACNHHIIANSSFSWWGAWLNPNENKIVIAPERWFADKQHNSNDIIPEKWLKV
- a CDS encoding DUF268 domain-containing protein yields the protein MLLYRLKIFFLNIIRFSWLKRIGAYFSFINEWLKFRRLNDGRFTVNAKDLFPCLDDRTSTTGFDRHYTYHPAWAARVVAQINPKLHIDISSILAFSTQLSAFIPVKFYDYRPAELTLSGLESEHADLTKLHFEGNSIESISCMHTIEHVGLGRYGDPIDPMGDLKAINELKRVTAVNGNLLFVTPIGGKAQIQFNGHRIYTHAQIMEYFEGFELKKFSLITDYKFQQAYIDNATADDANKQVYGCGCFWFVKKSPSI